Proteins from a genomic interval of Verrucomicrobiota bacterium:
- a CDS encoding NAD(P)-dependent oxidoreductase encodes MKVLVTGASGRLGSNVCRMLKETGIEFRAVDRVPADTVGYEVENPDLHDPVTCHEILTGIDVLAHFANHANWNSTDPERLYKENVTMNMNLFQAAADVGCHRIVFSSSVQVPDGQMPVKTRMEHPNFLPYIPMDSDMPAIPMNSYALSKLAAEDALEYFSRTKAMTCVVIRYPLLIDSQMLKAGMDQGGIPRGNCYDGFTYLPVYSAAEVAVKAMTAEVDGYRNYFVASKDNLEQQPAREIIEAELSHLPCKKPIEEMDSLVDCSKVEAELGWQQPQSMAESFEKYGSLNAVRPYE; translated from the coding sequence GTGAAAGTTCTAGTAACAGGAGCCTCAGGGCGGCTGGGCAGCAATGTCTGTCGAATGCTTAAGGAAACAGGAATTGAGTTTCGTGCAGTCGATCGAGTACCTGCGGATACGGTAGGTTACGAGGTTGAGAATCCCGATTTACACGATCCGGTAACCTGTCACGAGATTTTGACCGGGATAGATGTGTTGGCGCACTTCGCCAATCATGCCAATTGGAATAGCACCGATCCGGAGCGGCTTTACAAAGAGAATGTGACGATGAATATGAACCTGTTTCAGGCCGCGGCCGATGTCGGTTGTCATCGTATTGTGTTTTCCAGTTCGGTTCAGGTGCCGGATGGGCAAATGCCTGTTAAAACCCGGATGGAGCATCCAAATTTTCTACCCTACATTCCCATGGACTCGGATATGCCGGCTATCCCAATGAATAGCTACGCGCTGAGCAAGCTAGCGGCTGAAGATGCTCTGGAATATTTTTCGAGAACGAAAGCCATGACCTGTGTGGTGATACGGTATCCACTGCTGATTGATTCTCAGATGCTAAAAGCTGGAATGGATCAAGGGGGCATCCCGCGAGGGAATTGTTACGACGGCTTCACTTATTTGCCGGTTTACTCGGCTGCTGAGGTGGCGGTGAAAGCGATGACGGCTGAGGTCGACGGCTACCGGAATTATTTTGTAGCTTCGAAAGATAATTTAGAGCAGCAGCCTGCCCGAGAAATTATAGAGGCGGAATTATCGCACCTGCCCTGTAAGAAGCCAATTGAAGAGATGGATTCATTGGTGGATTGCTCGAAGGTGGAAGCAGAACTTGGTTGGCAACAACCTCAATCGATGGCCGAATCATTTGAAAAATATGGCTCCCTAAACGCTGTCAGACCCTATGAATAG
- a CDS encoding gluconate 2-dehydrogenase subunit 3 family protein: protein MSQYTSPKRPLSRRDFLGQSAIYGGSFLAMLNLPRPNAFAAAHASSEPVSFSTSQWRTVESITGRIVPTDHEPGAIEANCVNFIDKVLANEDQGQKPIYQNGLPGLDAVSQERFDAVFVDLNEEQQDEVLASLESGSPPGWSGAAGSSTEFFNTVRAHTLIGFLSDPKYGGNKDHVGWKVMGYPGPRHHAGGFTPAQMQGKAPIKAVWE from the coding sequence ATGTCTCAATATACTTCACCCAAACGACCCCTTTCCCGACGAGATTTTCTCGGCCAAAGTGCGATTTATGGAGGAAGCTTTCTTGCCATGCTCAATCTGCCGCGACCGAATGCCTTCGCGGCGGCGCATGCCTCCTCAGAGCCAGTCAGTTTTTCCACTAGCCAATGGCGTACCGTGGAATCCATTACCGGTCGTATTGTTCCGACGGATCATGAGCCGGGTGCGATTGAGGCCAACTGTGTTAACTTCATTGATAAGGTGCTCGCGAATGAGGACCAGGGGCAGAAGCCTATTTATCAGAACGGCCTGCCCGGATTGGACGCCGTTTCACAGGAACGATTCGACGCGGTATTTGTTGACCTCAATGAAGAGCAGCAGGATGAGGTGCTTGCTTCATTGGAATCGGGCTCACCCCCTGGTTGGTCTGGCGCGGCAGGCTCCTCCACGGAGTTTTTCAATACGGTGCGGGCTCACACCCTGATCGGTTTTCTTTCTGACCCGAAATATGGTGGGAATAAAGACCACGTAGGTTGGAAAGTAATGGGATATCCCGGTCCGCGTCACCACGCCGGTGGATTTACACCTGCTCAGATGCAAGGCAAAGCACCGATCAAAGCGGTCTGGGAATAA